A window from Nocardioides mesophilus encodes these proteins:
- a CDS encoding alpha/beta fold hydrolase, giving the protein MRGRSGKEWPRKIRLRDVSLYVDAVGHGEPLVVMHGGPSGDLWTMAAFRRCADRHTLVFYDHRCNGRSVGVPVSSMTWDNLTADADALRNHLGFERWAVLGHSFGGHVALEHALRYPERVSRLVLLDTGADSRWARENAPRVVAGRGFGPAKVELVRRWFHGEFTPREYLPIFWRISDAYVHGSGVRFLARVLAEGGWRSRVRPEALIFAGQELLAGWSVLDRLAEISVPTLVMAGRQDFVFPPECQQELADRIPGARLVIVDDAGHNPHDEKPDQVLRELRKFLGPGGGTT; this is encoded by the coding sequence ATGAGGGGACGATCGGGCAAGGAATGGCCGAGGAAGATCAGGCTCCGCGACGTGTCCCTCTACGTCGACGCGGTGGGACACGGCGAGCCGCTGGTGGTCATGCACGGCGGTCCGAGCGGGGACCTGTGGACGATGGCGGCGTTCCGGCGCTGCGCCGACCGCCACACCCTGGTCTTCTACGACCACCGGTGCAACGGACGTTCGGTCGGTGTTCCCGTGTCCTCGATGACGTGGGACAACCTCACCGCGGATGCCGACGCCCTGCGCAACCACCTCGGCTTCGAGAGGTGGGCCGTGCTCGGGCACTCGTTCGGCGGCCACGTGGCGCTCGAGCACGCCCTGCGCTACCCCGAGCGGGTCTCCCGGCTGGTGCTGCTCGACACCGGCGCCGACAGCCGATGGGCCCGGGAGAACGCCCCGCGGGTGGTTGCGGGACGGGGGTTCGGGCCGGCCAAGGTGGAGCTGGTCCGCCGCTGGTTCCACGGCGAGTTCACCCCGCGGGAGTACCTCCCGATCTTCTGGCGGATCAGTGACGCCTACGTGCACGGCTCCGGCGTCCGGTTCCTGGCGCGGGTGCTCGCCGAGGGCGGCTGGCGGTCGCGGGTGCGCCCGGAGGCGCTGATCTTCGCCGGCCAGGAGCTGCTCGCCGGTTGGTCGGTGTTGGACCGGCTCGCCGAGATCAGCGTGCCCACGCTCGTGATGGCCGGGCGCCAGGACTTCGTCTTCCCTCCGGAGTGCCAGCAGGAGCTCGCCGACCGCATCCCGGGAGCGCGGCTGGTGATCGTCGACGACGCGGGCCACAACCCGCACGACGAGAAGCCGGACCAGGTGCTCCGGGAGCTGCGGAAGTTCCTCGGCCCGGGTGGCGGGACCACCTGA
- a CDS encoding collagen-like protein, which produces MALESRALRAVEETPMKPKALSVACVATIGFLLATNPVVANAARTITGADIKDGTVTSADVKDHSLRAKDFRRSQLPTGPRGATGATGLTGAVGPAGSDGIDGIDGATGPKGADGATGPKGADGATGPKGADGATGPAGPDGATGPAGADGATGPAGPTGAVVGIDDFGGGFPYPSGSQFSWIGRPVDIDLTAAQKLVGAVGTKFASNVDASIGLCFGDRFTPINQFASQQVPPGYSEQFYFLSGVSQPMSAGLHSVGVCVNTPVIYDYLSSSRTTGYFQAVPQ; this is translated from the coding sequence GTGGCACTCGAGTCGCGGGCTCTCCGCGCCGTCGAGGAGACCCCCATGAAACCCAAAGCACTGTCGGTCGCGTGTGTCGCGACCATCGGCTTCCTGCTCGCGACCAACCCGGTGGTTGCCAATGCCGCTCGGACGATCACCGGCGCGGACATCAAGGACGGCACCGTCACCAGTGCCGACGTGAAGGACCACTCCCTGCGCGCCAAGGACTTCAGGAGAAGTCAGCTCCCCACCGGACCCCGGGGTGCGACCGGCGCGACCGGCCTGACCGGCGCCGTGGGTCCCGCCGGTTCCGACGGGATCGACGGGATCGACGGGGCGACCGGGCCCAAGGGTGCCGACGGGGCGACCGGGCCTAAGGGTGCCGACGGGGCGACCGGGCCTAAGGGTGCCGACGGGGCGACCGGGCCTGCGGGTCCCGACGGGGCGACCGGGCCCGCGGGTGCCGACGGGGCGACCGGGCCTGCAGGCCCGACCGGAGCCGTGGTGGGCATCGACGACTTCGGCGGAGGTTTCCCCTATCCCTCCGGTTCCCAGTTCAGCTGGATCGGCAGACCCGTTGACATCGATCTGACGGCGGCACAGAAGCTGGTCGGTGCGGTGGGGACCAAGTTCGCCTCCAACGTGGACGCCTCGATCGGTCTCTGCTTCGGCGATCGGTTCACTCCGATCAACCAGTTCGCGTCGCAACAGGTGCCCCCCGGCTACTCCGAGCAGTTCTACTTCCTGTCGGGGGTGAGCCAGCCGATGAGCGCCGGTCTCCACTCGGTGGGGGTGTGCGTGAACACCCCGGTCATCTACGACTACCTGTCCAGCAGCCGCACCACCGGCTACTTCCAGGCCGTTCCCCAGTAG
- a CDS encoding thioredoxin domain-containing protein, which yields MANRLAGATSPYLLQHQDNPVDWWEWSEAAFAEARSSDRPVLLSVGYAACHWCHVMAHESFEDETTAAFMNSHFVNIKVDREERPDVDAVYMQATTAMTGHGGWPMTVVLTPAGEPFFAGTYFPDQPRHGQPAFRQVLESLAAAWRERRDEVGTVARDVAEHLRGQAMPAGEAPIDEEVLAGAVRALAGDYDAQHAGFGIAPKFPPSMVLEFLLRHAARTGSAQAANLASATLTAMARGGIYDQLGGGFARYSVDRGWVVPHFEKMLYDNAQLLGVYARWWRQGGDPLAERVARETADFLIAELGTAQGGFASALDADSEGVEGKFYAWSPAELVEVLGEDDGAWAADLLTVTEAGTFEHGTSTLQLLRDPDDPGRWESIRARLLRARADRVRPARDDKVVAAWNGLAISSLAQAGALLDEPRYVDAAVAAGRLLVDLHLDGPALLRVSRDGVAGRHTGVLEDYACVADGFLALSSVTGDGEWATRAGSLLDQALTRFAADDGGFYDTAVDAEALVARPRDPSDNASPSGQSALVHALLGWAALTGSGRHRDAAEAALRQVRVLAERVPRFAGWSLAAAEAALAGPVEVAVVGDADDPARAELERTARRTTSPGAVVAVGAPGSPGGPAAAVPLLADRPLVDGHAAAYVCRGMVCDRPVTTVEELAGLLAAR from the coding sequence ATGGCGAACCGGTTGGCCGGCGCGACGTCGCCGTACCTCTTGCAGCACCAGGACAACCCGGTGGACTGGTGGGAGTGGTCCGAGGCGGCCTTCGCCGAGGCGCGCTCCTCGGACCGGCCGGTGCTGCTCAGCGTCGGGTACGCCGCCTGCCACTGGTGCCACGTGATGGCTCACGAGTCCTTCGAGGACGAGACGACCGCGGCGTTCATGAACAGCCACTTCGTGAACATCAAGGTCGACCGTGAGGAACGCCCCGACGTCGACGCGGTCTACATGCAGGCGACCACGGCGATGACCGGGCACGGCGGCTGGCCGATGACGGTGGTGCTCACCCCTGCCGGGGAGCCGTTCTTCGCCGGCACGTACTTCCCGGACCAGCCGCGGCACGGGCAGCCGGCGTTCCGGCAGGTGCTGGAGTCGCTGGCCGCGGCCTGGCGGGAACGGCGCGACGAGGTCGGCACCGTCGCCCGCGACGTGGCCGAGCACCTGCGCGGCCAGGCGATGCCCGCGGGCGAGGCGCCGATCGACGAGGAGGTGCTCGCCGGCGCGGTGCGGGCCCTGGCCGGCGACTACGACGCCCAGCACGCCGGCTTCGGGATCGCGCCGAAGTTCCCGCCCTCGATGGTGCTGGAGTTCCTGCTGCGCCACGCGGCCCGCACCGGCTCCGCTCAGGCCGCCAACCTGGCTTCGGCGACGCTGACGGCGATGGCCCGCGGCGGCATCTACGACCAGCTCGGCGGCGGGTTCGCCCGCTACTCCGTCGACCGGGGCTGGGTGGTGCCGCACTTCGAGAAGATGCTCTACGACAACGCCCAGCTGCTCGGCGTCTACGCCCGCTGGTGGCGGCAGGGCGGCGACCCACTCGCCGAGCGCGTCGCCCGCGAGACCGCCGACTTCCTGATCGCCGAGCTCGGCACCGCCCAGGGCGGCTTCGCGTCCGCCCTGGACGCCGACAGCGAGGGGGTCGAGGGCAAGTTCTACGCGTGGAGCCCCGCCGAGCTGGTCGAGGTGCTCGGCGAGGACGACGGCGCCTGGGCGGCCGACCTGCTCACGGTCACCGAGGCCGGCACCTTCGAGCACGGTACGTCGACGCTCCAGCTGCTGCGCGACCCCGACGACCCGGGCCGCTGGGAGAGCATCCGGGCACGGCTGCTGCGGGCCCGCGCCGACCGGGTCCGCCCGGCCCGCGACGACAAGGTGGTGGCCGCCTGGAACGGGCTGGCGATCAGCTCGCTGGCGCAGGCCGGGGCGCTGCTCGACGAGCCGCGCTACGTCGACGCCGCGGTGGCCGCCGGACGGCTGCTGGTCGACCTGCACCTCGACGGGCCCGCGCTGCTGCGGGTCTCCCGCGACGGCGTCGCCGGCCGGCACACCGGCGTCCTCGAGGACTACGCCTGCGTGGCCGACGGCTTCCTGGCGCTGTCCTCCGTGACCGGGGACGGCGAGTGGGCCACCCGGGCCGGGTCGCTGCTCGACCAGGCGCTGACCCGGTTCGCCGCCGACGACGGCGGGTTCTACGACACCGCAGTGGACGCCGAGGCCCTGGTGGCGCGACCGCGCGACCCCAGCGACAACGCCAGCCCGTCGGGGCAGTCCGCGCTGGTGCACGCGCTGCTGGGCTGGGCGGCGCTCACCGGCTCCGGCCGGCACCGCGACGCGGCGGAGGCGGCGCTGCGGCAGGTGCGGGTGCTGGCCGAGCGGGTGCCCCGGTTCGCCGGCTGGTCCTTGGCCGCCGCGGAGGCGGCGCTCGCCGGCCCGGTGGAGGTCGCGGTGGTCGGTGACGCCGACGACCCGGCCCGTGCCGAGCTGGAGCGGACGGCCCGGCGGACGACGAGCCCCGGGGCGGTCGTCGCGGTCGGGGCACCGGGCTCCCCGGGCGGCCCGGCGGCCGCCGTACCGCTGCTCGCGGACCGTCCGCTGGTGGACGGCCACGCGGCGGCGTACGTCTGCCGCGGGATGGTCTGCGACCGCCCGGTCACCACCGTCGAGGAGCTGGCCGGGCTGCTGGCCGCGCGCTGA
- the trhA gene encoding PAQR family membrane homeostasis protein TrhA has product MDDHSPASPTARLGEHVREALEDVKPRLRGWLHAVTAPLALAAGVVLVALSPTAETRIGSAVFAATALVLFTVSAIYHRGTWGPRTWAFLRRFDHANIFLLIAGTYTPFSLLLLEGRNAVILLSVVWTGAILGVLFRIFWADAPRWLYTPIYIALGWAAVFFFPDFVDDTGTAVLVLMVVGGALYTLGGVVYGFQKPDPFPRWFGFHEVFHTLTIAAFISHYVGVSIATYSLR; this is encoded by the coding sequence ATGGACGACCACTCCCCCGCCTCCCCCACGGCCCGCCTGGGTGAGCACGTCCGCGAGGCGCTCGAGGACGTCAAGCCCCGGCTGCGCGGCTGGCTGCACGCGGTGACGGCGCCCCTCGCGCTGGCCGCCGGCGTCGTGCTCGTCGCACTCTCCCCGACCGCCGAGACCCGGATCGGCTCGGCGGTGTTCGCCGCCACGGCGCTCGTGCTCTTCACGGTCTCCGCGATCTACCACCGCGGCACCTGGGGGCCCCGCACCTGGGCGTTCCTGCGCCGGTTCGACCACGCCAACATCTTCCTGCTGATCGCCGGCACCTACACGCCGTTCTCGCTTCTGCTGCTGGAGGGCCGCAACGCGGTGATCCTGCTCAGCGTGGTGTGGACCGGCGCGATCCTCGGGGTGCTGTTCCGGATCTTCTGGGCGGACGCGCCGCGCTGGCTCTACACGCCGATCTACATCGCGCTCGGCTGGGCCGCGGTGTTCTTCTTCCCCGACTTCGTCGACGACACCGGCACCGCGGTGCTCGTCCTGATGGTGGTCGGCGGCGCCCTCTACACCCTCGGCGGCGTCGTCTACGGGTTCCAGAAGCCGGACCCGTTCCCCCGCTGGTTCGGCTTTCACGAGGTCTTCCACACGCTGACGATCGCCGCGTTCATCTCGCACTACGTGGGCGTCTCGATCGCGACGTACTCGTTGCGCTGA
- a CDS encoding isoprenyl transferase → MAGWKQAVRRVLYPAYERRLVRHLPPDKVPKHVGVMLDGNRRWARAVGRDTAHGYRAGAANISPLLDWCEEVGVEVVTLWLLSTDNLNRPADQLGGLLGIIEEAVQDLADQQRWRLNPVGALDLLPADTARRLKEAADETREVDGLIVNIAVGYGGRREIADAVRSLLQEHASRGTSIEELAEILDVEHIAQHLYTRGQPDPDLVIRTSGEQRLGGFLLWQSAQSEFYFCEAYWPDFRRVDFLRALRAYAERDRRYGS, encoded by the coding sequence GTGGCGGGTTGGAAGCAGGCGGTACGGCGGGTGCTCTACCCGGCCTACGAGCGACGGCTGGTCCGCCACCTGCCGCCCGACAAGGTCCCCAAGCACGTCGGCGTGATGCTCGACGGCAACCGCCGCTGGGCCCGCGCCGTCGGCCGCGACACCGCCCACGGCTACCGCGCCGGCGCGGCGAACATCTCCCCGCTGCTCGACTGGTGCGAGGAGGTCGGCGTCGAGGTGGTCACGCTGTGGCTGCTCTCCACCGACAACCTGAACCGGCCCGCCGACCAGCTCGGCGGCCTGCTCGGGATCATCGAGGAGGCGGTGCAGGACCTCGCGGACCAGCAGCGCTGGCGGCTCAACCCGGTGGGCGCGCTCGACCTCCTCCCCGCGGACACCGCCCGGCGGCTCAAGGAGGCGGCCGACGAGACCCGCGAGGTCGACGGGCTGATCGTGAACATCGCGGTCGGGTACGGCGGCCGCCGCGAGATCGCGGACGCCGTACGCTCCCTGCTCCAGGAGCACGCCTCGCGCGGCACCTCGATCGAGGAGCTCGCCGAGATCCTCGACGTCGAGCACATCGCCCAGCACCTCTACACCCGCGGCCAGCCCGACCCCGACCTGGTGATCCGGACCTCCGGGGAGCAGCGGCTCGGCGGCTTCCTGCTGTGGCAGAGCGCGCAGAGCGAGTTCTACTTCTGCGAGGCCTACTGGCCGGACTTCCGGCGGGTCGACTTCCTGCGGGCACTGCGCGCCTACGCCGAGCGCGACCGCCGCTACGGCTCCTGA
- a CDS encoding PhoH family protein, whose amino-acid sequence MEEQPDTGAADGPRTYVLDTSVLLADPGALHRFEEHEVVLPVVVITELEGKRHHPELGYFARAALRALDELRVRNGRLDEPVPVGDSGGTIRVELNHTDPASLPSGFRLGDNDSRILAVACNLSSEGHDVTLVSKDLPMRIKASAVGLDAQEYRAELAAESGWTGMAEVDVTAAELDELYDDGVLELEEARDLPCHTGLVLLSERGSALGRIKADKRVHLVRGDREAFGIHGRSAEQRIALEMLLDPEVGIVSLGGRAGTGKSAMALCAGLEAVMERRQHKKVVVFRPLFAVGGQELGYLPGNESEKMSPWGQAVFDTLGALTTSDVIDEVLDRGMLEVLPLTHIRGRSLHDAFVIVDEAQSLERNVLLTVLSRIGANSKVVLTHDVAQRDNLRVGRHDGIVAVVEKLKGHPLFAHVTLTRSERSPIAALVTEMLESVTL is encoded by the coding sequence GTGGAGGAGCAGCCCGACACCGGCGCGGCCGACGGTCCCCGGACCTACGTGCTGGACACCAGCGTCCTGCTGGCCGACCCCGGCGCCCTGCACCGCTTCGAGGAGCACGAGGTCGTGCTGCCGGTGGTGGTGATCACCGAGCTGGAGGGCAAGCGGCACCACCCCGAGCTCGGCTACTTCGCCCGGGCCGCGCTGCGGGCGCTCGACGAGCTCCGGGTCCGCAACGGCCGGCTCGACGAGCCGGTCCCGGTCGGTGACAGCGGCGGCACGATCCGCGTGGAGCTCAACCACACCGACCCGGCCTCGCTGCCCTCCGGCTTCCGGCTCGGCGACAACGACTCCCGGATCCTCGCCGTCGCCTGCAACCTCTCCTCCGAGGGCCACGACGTCACGCTGGTCTCCAAGGACCTGCCGATGCGGATCAAGGCGTCGGCGGTCGGGCTGGACGCCCAGGAGTACCGCGCCGAGCTCGCCGCCGAGTCCGGGTGGACCGGGATGGCCGAGGTCGACGTCACCGCGGCCGAGCTCGACGAGCTCTACGACGACGGGGTGCTGGAGCTCGAGGAGGCCCGCGACCTGCCCTGCCACACCGGGCTGGTGCTGCTCTCCGAGCGCGGCAGCGCGCTGGGCCGGATCAAGGCCGACAAGCGGGTGCACCTGGTCCGCGGTGACCGGGAGGCGTTCGGCATCCACGGGCGCTCGGCGGAGCAGCGGATCGCCCTGGAGATGCTGCTCGACCCCGAGGTCGGCATCGTCTCGCTCGGGGGCCGCGCCGGCACCGGCAAGTCCGCGATGGCCCTGTGCGCGGGGCTGGAGGCGGTGATGGAGCGCCGGCAGCACAAGAAGGTGGTGGTGTTCCGGCCGCTGTTCGCCGTCGGCGGCCAGGAGCTCGGCTACCTCCCGGGCAACGAGTCCGAGAAGATGTCGCCGTGGGGCCAGGCGGTCTTCGACACCCTGGGGGCGCTCACCACCAGCGACGTCATCGACGAGGTGCTCGACCGCGGCATGCTGGAGGTGCTCCCGCTCACCCACATCCGCGGCCGGTCGCTGCACGACGCATTCGTGATCGTCGACGAGGCCCAGTCGCTCGAGCGCAACGTGCTGCTCACCGTGCTCTCCCGGATCGGGGCGAACTCCAAGGTCGTGCTCACCCACGACGTCGCCCAGCGCGACAACCTCAGGGTCGGCCGGCACGACGGCATCGTCGCGGTCGTGGAGAAGCTCAAGGGGCACCCGTTGTTCGCCCACGTCACGCTGACCCGCTCCGAGCGGTCGCCGATCGCGGCGCTCGTGACGGAGATGCTGGAGAGCGTCACGCTCTGA
- a CDS encoding lytic transglycosylase domain-containing protein gives MPRRDAYVPTHRGPAPEPALKKGIRTSFIFSGVAVAATGMAVSSGILAQQDAAGSSAASLSAAAADPVAIAEKLQAGQADVTDLPGRERSVSRSDRRDAEPDAKDLALDQESGGQATRTEDLSSADPRDIARRLLPKYGFSDSQFSCLDSLYMSESGWNPHADNPSSTAYGIPQALTGGTHDNLPADYMTNPASQIEWGLDYIRSSYGTPCSAWSFKQGHGWY, from the coding sequence GTGCCCCGACGTGACGCCTACGTCCCGACGCACCGAGGACCGGCTCCCGAGCCTGCCCTGAAGAAGGGCATCCGGACCTCCTTCATCTTCTCCGGTGTCGCCGTCGCCGCCACCGGCATGGCCGTGTCCTCCGGGATCCTGGCCCAGCAGGACGCCGCCGGCAGCTCCGCCGCCTCGCTGAGCGCAGCGGCCGCCGACCCCGTCGCGATCGCCGAGAAGCTGCAGGCCGGCCAGGCCGACGTCACCGACCTTCCCGGACGCGAGCGCAGCGTGTCGCGCTCGGACCGCCGCGACGCCGAGCCCGACGCCAAGGACCTCGCGCTCGACCAGGAGTCCGGCGGCCAGGCCACCCGCACCGAGGACCTCAGCTCCGCGGACCCTCGTGACATCGCCCGCCGGCTGCTGCCGAAGTACGGCTTCTCCGACTCGCAGTTCAGCTGCCTCGACTCGCTGTACATGAGCGAGAGCGGCTGGAACCCGCACGCCGACAACCCGAGCTCCACCGCCTACGGCATCCCGCAGGCGCTGACCGGCGGCACCCACGACAACCTGCCCGCGGACTACATGACGAACCCGGCCTCCCAGATCGAGTGGGGCCTGGACTACATCCGCAGCAGCTACGGCACCCCCTGCTCCGCGTGGAGCTTCAAGCAGGGCCACGGCTGGTACTGA
- a CDS encoding class II fumarate hydratase has product MADDYRIEHDSMGEVRVPAQALWRAQTQRAVENFPISGSTLEAEHVKAMAQVKAAAAKVNAELGVISADKADAIRAAAAEIVDGRHLEHFPVDVFQTGSGTSSNMNMNEVLATLAGRAGVEVHPNDHVNASQSSNDTFPTSIHVAATSATSDTLLPALEHLAGVLESKAEEFADVVKSGRTHLMDATPVMLGQEMGGYAAAVRLGIERLQSALPRVAELPLGGTAVGTGINTPPGFAAAVIAELASATGLPFTEARNHFEAQGARDALVELSGQLRTVAVSITKLCNDLRWMSSGPRTGLAEINLPDLQPGSSIMPGKVNPVLPEATLMVCAQVIGNDSAVTVAGASGSFELNVMMPVMARNLLESIRLLSTSSVLLADRCIAGVTANVDRMRNYAESSPSVVTPLNRYIGYENAAKVAKTALAQEKTIREVVVEMGFVEKGDLTEQQLDEALDVASMTHP; this is encoded by the coding sequence ATGGCTGACGACTACCGCATCGAGCACGACAGCATGGGCGAGGTCCGCGTCCCGGCGCAGGCGCTGTGGCGTGCCCAGACCCAGCGCGCCGTGGAGAACTTCCCGATCAGCGGCTCGACCCTCGAGGCCGAGCACGTGAAGGCGATGGCTCAGGTCAAGGCCGCCGCCGCCAAGGTGAACGCGGAGCTCGGCGTGATCAGCGCCGACAAGGCCGACGCGATCCGCGCCGCGGCGGCCGAGATCGTCGACGGGCGGCACCTCGAGCACTTCCCGGTCGACGTGTTCCAGACCGGCTCCGGTACGTCGTCGAACATGAACATGAACGAGGTGCTCGCCACCCTCGCCGGGCGCGCCGGCGTCGAGGTTCACCCCAACGACCACGTCAACGCCAGCCAGTCCAGCAACGACACCTTCCCGACCTCGATCCACGTGGCCGCGACCAGCGCCACCAGCGACACCCTGCTGCCCGCGCTCGAGCACCTCGCCGGCGTGCTGGAGTCGAAGGCCGAGGAGTTCGCGGACGTCGTCAAGTCCGGCCGCACCCACCTGATGGACGCCACCCCGGTGATGCTCGGCCAGGAGATGGGTGGCTACGCCGCCGCCGTACGCCTCGGCATCGAACGCCTCCAGAGCGCGCTGCCGCGGGTCGCGGAGCTGCCGCTCGGCGGTACGGCGGTGGGCACCGGCATCAACACGCCGCCCGGCTTCGCGGCGGCCGTGATCGCGGAGCTGGCGTCGGCCACCGGGCTGCCGTTCACCGAGGCCCGCAACCACTTCGAGGCGCAGGGCGCCCGGGACGCGCTCGTCGAGCTGTCCGGGCAGCTGCGCACCGTGGCGGTCAGCATCACCAAGCTGTGCAACGACCTGCGCTGGATGTCGTCGGGACCGCGCACGGGCCTGGCCGAGATCAACCTGCCCGACCTGCAGCCGGGCTCGAGCATCATGCCCGGCAAGGTGAACCCGGTCCTCCCCGAGGCCACGCTGATGGTGTGCGCGCAGGTGATCGGCAACGACAGCGCGGTCACCGTGGCCGGCGCCTCCGGCAGCTTCGAGCTCAACGTGATGATGCCGGTGATGGCCCGCAACCTGCTGGAGTCGATCCGGCTGCTCTCCACCTCGTCGGTGCTGCTCGCCGACCGGTGCATCGCCGGGGTCACCGCCAACGTGGACCGGATGCGGAACTACGCGGAGTCCTCACCGTCGGTGGTGACGCCGCTGAACCGCTACATCGGCTACGAGAACGCTGCCAAGGTCGCCAAGACCGCGCTGGCCCAGGAGAAGACGATCCGCGAGGTGGTCGTCGAGATGGGCTTCGTGGAGAAGGGCGACCTCACCGAGCAGCAGCTCGACGAGGCGCTCGACGTGGCGTCGATGACCCACCCCTGA
- a CDS encoding fumarate hydratase: MSENPDFAYSDLLPTGADQTPYRLLTSDGVSTFEAGGQRFLRVEPETLRALTTEAMHDIAHYLRPAHLAQLRRIIDDPESSGNDRFVALDLLKNANISAGGVLPMCQDTGTAIVMGKKSERVLTGADDAEWISRGVYDAYTRLNLRYSQLAPLTMWEEQNTGTNLPAQIELYSTPADGEPAYKFLFMAKGGGSANKSFLYQETKAILNPARMVEFLDEKIRSLGTAACPPYHLAVVIGGTSAEFALKTAKYASAHYLDDLPTSGSMSAHGFRDLALEEEVFTLTQSFGIGAQFGGKYFCHDVRVVRLPRHGGSCPVAIAVSCSADRQALAKITAEGVFLEELDRDPARFLPEVTHERLTVSGGAADGLEAEVVQVDLNRPIQEVLAQLSGHPVKTRLSLTGPLVVARDLAHAKIKERLDAGEEMPQYLKDHAVYYAGPAKTPEGYASGSFGPTTAGRMDSYVEQFQAAGGSLLMLAKGNRSVQVTNACKAHGGFYLGSIGGPAARLAQDCIKSVEVLEYPELGMEAVWKIEVEDFPAFIVVDDKGNDFFAEPAGQTTIPLSGLRVRSAEKA, translated from the coding sequence ATGAGCGAGAACCCCGACTTCGCGTACTCGGACCTCCTTCCGACCGGTGCGGACCAGACGCCGTACCGGTTGCTGACCAGCGACGGGGTCAGCACCTTCGAGGCGGGCGGGCAGCGCTTCCTGCGGGTCGAGCCGGAGACGCTGCGGGCGCTCACCACCGAGGCGATGCACGACATCGCGCACTACCTGCGTCCGGCCCACCTCGCGCAGCTGCGTCGGATCATCGACGACCCGGAGTCCAGCGGCAACGACCGGTTCGTCGCCCTCGACCTGCTCAAGAACGCGAACATCTCTGCCGGTGGGGTGCTGCCGATGTGCCAGGACACCGGCACGGCGATCGTCATGGGCAAGAAGTCCGAGCGGGTGCTCACCGGCGCCGACGACGCGGAGTGGATCAGCCGCGGGGTGTACGACGCCTACACGCGGCTCAACCTGCGCTACTCCCAGCTCGCCCCGCTGACGATGTGGGAGGAGCAGAACACCGGCACCAACCTGCCGGCCCAGATCGAGCTCTACAGCACGCCGGCGGACGGCGAGCCGGCGTACAAGTTCCTCTTCATGGCCAAGGGCGGCGGCTCGGCCAACAAGTCCTTCCTCTACCAGGAGACGAAGGCGATCCTGAACCCGGCACGGATGGTCGAGTTCCTCGACGAGAAGATCCGCTCGCTCGGCACCGCCGCCTGCCCGCCGTACCACCTCGCGGTGGTCATCGGCGGCACCTCGGCGGAGTTCGCGCTGAAGACCGCGAAGTACGCCTCCGCGCACTACCTCGACGACCTGCCGACCTCCGGGTCGATGAGCGCCCACGGGTTCCGCGACCTCGCCCTCGAGGAGGAGGTCTTCACGCTGACCCAGTCGTTCGGGATCGGTGCGCAGTTCGGCGGCAAGTACTTCTGCCACGACGTCCGGGTGGTCCGGCTGCCGCGGCACGGCGGCTCCTGCCCGGTGGCGATCGCGGTCTCCTGCTCCGCGGACCGGCAGGCGCTGGCCAAGATCACCGCCGAGGGCGTCTTCCTCGAGGAGCTCGACCGCGACCCGGCCCGGTTCCTGCCCGAGGTCACGCACGAGCGGCTGACCGTGTCCGGCGGCGCCGCGGACGGGCTCGAGGCCGAGGTCGTCCAGGTCGACCTCAACCGCCCGATCCAGGAGGTGCTCGCCCAGCTGTCCGGGCACCCGGTGAAGACGCGGCTGTCGCTGACCGGCCCGTTGGTGGTGGCGCGCGACCTCGCGCACGCCAAGATCAAGGAGCGGCTCGACGCCGGCGAGGAGATGCCGCAGTACCTCAAAGACCATGCGGTCTACTACGCCGGCCCGGCCAAGACCCCCGAGGGCTACGCCTCCGGCTCGTTCGGGCCCACCACAGCCGGCCGGATGGACTCCTACGTGGAGCAGTTCCAGGCCGCCGGCGGTTCGCTGCTGATGCTGGCCAAGGGGAACCGGTCGGTGCAGGTCACCAACGCCTGCAAGGCGCACGGCGGGTTCTACCTCGGCTCGATCGGCGGCCCCGCGGCGCGGCTGGCGCAGGACTGCATCAAGTCGGTCGAGGTGCTGGAGTACCCCGAGCTCGGCATGGAGGCCGTCTGGAAGATCGAGGTCGAGGACTTCCCGGCGTTCATCGTCGTGGACGACAAGGGCAACGACTTCTTCGCCGAGCCGGCCGGGCAGACCACGATCCCGCTGTCGGGCCTCCGGGTCCGGTCCGCCGAGAAGGCCTGA